One part of the Rhodococcus oxybenzonivorans genome encodes these proteins:
- a CDS encoding PadR family transcriptional regulator gives MLELAILGLLHESPMHGYELRKRLTGLLGAFRAFSYGSLYPTLRRMQADGLIAEDAGAPGTVKRRARRVYQLTPVGRERFKELVADTGPQNYTDDGFGVHLAFFSRTPAEARMRILEGRRRQVEERREGLREAVGRASGSIDRYTRQLHQLGLESSEREVRWLNELIAAEQSTATPNKEGEPDHG, from the coding sequence GTGCTCGAATTGGCAATTCTCGGGCTGCTCCACGAGTCACCCATGCACGGATATGAGCTGCGGAAGCGGTTGACGGGACTGCTGGGTGCGTTTCGCGCGTTCTCCTACGGTTCCCTCTATCCCACTCTGCGACGCATGCAGGCGGACGGTCTGATCGCCGAGGACGCAGGTGCCCCGGGCACCGTCAAGCGTCGCGCCCGCCGCGTCTATCAGCTCACACCGGTCGGCAGGGAGCGGTTCAAGGAACTGGTCGCCGACACGGGTCCGCAGAACTACACCGATGACGGTTTCGGTGTTCATCTCGCCTTCTTCAGCCGCACACCCGCAGAGGCGCGGATGCGCATTCTCGAAGGCAGACGACGCCAGGTCGAGGAGCGCCGCGAGGGGCTCCGCGAAGCCGTGGGACGGGCCAGCGGGTCGATAGACCGCTACACCCGTCAGCTTCACCAGCTCGGACTCGAATCCAGCGAGCGCGAAGTGCGCTGGCTCAACGAGCTGATCGCCGCCGAGCAATCGACAGCAACACCTAATAAAGAAGGAGAACCCGACCATGGGTGA
- a CDS encoding DUF1707 SHOCT-like domain-containing protein — MASGPSSRTRARDLDRVNACSQLDAAYADGQLGAGEYHDRTSQAMSAKTLAELHLLISDLQLPASLTDEVPVRSARTPGTVLRIAMGIAVVVGAGIVAVALTQHGGPEPAGGSVPVQVERPVGFPVQEPPVADAESRIAGVVQPLTPDGIAAVFDAYQREFGDLTAHQIALYPGYALAKRTVAEASGQADTYSFRGGFTPWGPRTARLPGTADVDLRQVDVAVLGALLGDAPRLVGALDGSIGHVLIADGGRGPTMNIYVNGADNLGGGYLKAGLGGEVLQIVPAQ, encoded by the coding sequence GTGGCCTCCGGACCGTCCTCGCGCACCCGCGCACGCGACCTCGACCGCGTCAATGCGTGCAGCCAGCTCGACGCCGCTTACGCCGACGGACAGCTTGGTGCCGGCGAGTACCATGACCGCACCTCGCAGGCCATGTCGGCGAAGACGCTGGCAGAACTGCACCTCCTGATCAGCGACCTACAGTTGCCCGCCAGCCTCACCGATGAAGTACCCGTTCGCTCTGCCCGAACCCCCGGAACAGTTCTGCGAATCGCCATGGGTATCGCGGTGGTGGTGGGAGCGGGAATCGTCGCAGTCGCACTGACGCAGCACGGCGGCCCCGAGCCGGCCGGCGGTTCCGTACCCGTCCAGGTCGAGCGGCCCGTCGGTTTTCCCGTCCAGGAGCCGCCGGTGGCGGACGCCGAGTCGCGGATCGCCGGGGTGGTTCAGCCGCTGACACCGGACGGCATCGCAGCGGTGTTCGACGCCTATCAGCGCGAGTTCGGCGACCTCACGGCTCATCAAATAGCGCTGTACCCGGGCTATGCCCTCGCAAAGAGAACGGTGGCGGAAGCATCCGGTCAGGCCGACACCTACTCCTTCCGTGGCGGCTTCACCCCGTGGGGACCGCGCACCGCGCGGTTGCCCGGCACCGCCGACGTCGATCTGCGGCAGGTCGACGTCGCTGTGCTGGGGGCACTGCTCGGCGATGCTCCTCGGCTGGTCGGCGCCCTCGACGGCAGCATCGGCCACGTCCTCATCGCCGACGGTGGCAGGGGCCCGACCATGAACATCTACGTCAACGGCGCCGACAACCTAGGCGGCGGGTACCTCAAGGCCGGCCTCGGCGGCGAAGTTCTGCAGATCGTCCCAGCGCAATAG
- a CDS encoding T3SS (YopN, CesT) and YbjN peptide-binding chaperone 1 translates to MSENIFDREIDDAWTQFQDRLTRYVRAMQDDDELVLVSRYDSTDDGLTETAACVRFFAWAGDAVRCEVPSNLFLHPARQLSEEDHDRLIELGWNRPDAVADVDEGNGSASFYLDADRTEATRLATMTIAVFREIWDLMHPSFLHAITRGRHDVPPLDVPDETPARQRNGTGLRELVDTAVESMLGQAPEKDGDGDILVWVGDMPTYVRVLDDDARVEVFARVVHSISDRTRAAEALADLNRQWSDIKFLLIVDNVVAVMRIDGSPFAAEHLLSVFRTFEHLVDTADEAFAERLGGTLNTTATSPIGTDEHGSHELPAALMTLIHLDSDSGLDADDVAEICGRDRDTILEFLRLCSDQEVEWRHNAELARENDSEEADMCESEAQSWAKTSDSLRAALRIVVLPHRAPPGGGYRSLG, encoded by the coding sequence ATGTCCGAGAACATTTTCGATCGGGAGATCGACGACGCATGGACGCAGTTCCAGGACCGTCTGACCCGGTATGTGCGCGCAATGCAGGACGACGACGAGTTGGTGCTGGTGTCGCGTTACGACAGCACCGACGACGGCCTCACCGAGACGGCCGCGTGCGTGCGATTCTTCGCCTGGGCCGGTGACGCGGTGCGGTGTGAGGTGCCGTCCAACCTTTTCCTGCATCCGGCGCGTCAACTTTCCGAGGAAGATCACGATCGGCTGATCGAACTCGGGTGGAACCGCCCGGACGCGGTGGCGGACGTCGACGAGGGTAACGGCTCTGCTTCGTTCTATCTCGACGCCGACCGCACCGAGGCCACTCGGCTGGCGACGATGACCATCGCCGTGTTCCGGGAAATCTGGGATCTCATGCATCCGTCGTTCCTGCACGCGATCACCCGGGGTCGACACGATGTCCCGCCGCTCGACGTCCCCGACGAGACACCGGCTCGGCAGCGCAACGGAACAGGTCTACGGGAACTCGTCGACACGGCCGTCGAATCGATGCTCGGGCAAGCACCGGAGAAGGACGGGGACGGAGACATCCTCGTCTGGGTCGGTGACATGCCCACCTACGTCAGGGTGCTCGACGACGACGCCCGGGTCGAGGTGTTTGCCCGCGTGGTCCATTCGATCAGTGACCGGACCCGCGCTGCGGAAGCGTTGGCCGATCTCAACCGTCAGTGGTCCGACATCAAATTCCTGCTGATAGTCGACAACGTGGTCGCCGTCATGCGAATCGACGGTTCGCCTTTCGCGGCCGAACATCTGCTGTCGGTGTTCCGCACTTTCGAGCACCTCGTCGATACCGCCGACGAGGCATTCGCCGAACGCCTGGGCGGCACCCTCAACACCACCGCCACGAGTCCGATCGGCACCGACGAGCACGGCAGCCACGAGCTGCCCGCGGCACTGATGACACTGATTCATCTGGACTCCGACAGCGGGCTGGACGCCGACGATGTCGCCGAAATCTGCGGTCGCGATCGAGACACCATCCTCGAATTCCTGCGCCTCTGCTCCGACCAGGAAGTCGAGTGGCGCCACAACGCGGAACTCGCCCGCGAGAACGACTCCGAAGAAGCGGACATGTGTGAGAGCGAAGCCCAGTCCTGGGCCAAGACGTCCGACAGCCTACGAGCAGCGCTGCGAATCGTGGTGCTCCCGCATCGTGCACCACCGGGCGGTGGGTACCGCAGCCTGGGCTGA
- a CDS encoding DUF1707 SHOCT-like domain-containing protein, with the protein MASRYPANTRARDIDRANTAAILDGAFGDGQLSQDEHRAMSELAAGARTLDELEALVGDLQRPADAPPDARPPRETRRHLFTAAVAAAAVIAAVGAFTLTDSDDAQAPAPAAQPASIDLGAVAPVVIPTPDLTTRDGMTLFIDQYRAKFGDTVVDELNLYPQHANFERAQPLEPNRLVSYDYRGGFSPSRPATTRKVDAPIIDLTSLNVDALADIVATAPTAINVPDAKVDYLGIDTDGGTPIVRIYASNDFDESGMIVVTPAGSVLRVSPFSG; encoded by the coding sequence GTGGCCAGCCGATACCCAGCGAACACGCGCGCGCGTGACATCGACCGCGCCAACACCGCGGCGATACTCGACGGCGCCTTCGGGGACGGACAGCTCAGTCAGGACGAGCACCGCGCCATGTCGGAACTCGCCGCCGGAGCGCGCACACTCGACGAACTCGAAGCCCTCGTCGGCGACCTGCAGCGCCCCGCGGATGCACCGCCCGACGCCAGGCCTCCCCGCGAAACCCGCCGCCACCTGTTCACCGCAGCAGTCGCAGCCGCCGCCGTCATTGCCGCTGTCGGGGCCTTCACCCTCACCGACAGCGACGACGCGCAGGCCCCCGCACCCGCCGCGCAACCGGCCTCCATCGATCTCGGTGCAGTCGCACCGGTGGTGATACCGACGCCGGACCTCACCACGCGTGACGGAATGACCCTCTTCATCGATCAGTACCGCGCCAAGTTCGGTGACACGGTCGTCGACGAGTTGAACCTGTATCCACAACACGCCAACTTCGAGCGCGCACAACCGCTGGAGCCGAATCGGCTGGTCTCGTACGACTACCGGGGCGGGTTCTCGCCGTCACGTCCGGCGACCACTCGGAAGGTCGACGCCCCGATCATCGACCTCACCAGCCTGAATGTAGATGCTCTGGCGGACATCGTGGCGACGGCGCCCACGGCTATCAATGTTCCGGATGCAAAGGTCGACTACCTCGGAATCGACACCGACGGCGGCACGCCCATCGTGCGGATCTACGCGAGCAACGACTTCGACGAGAGCGGAATGATCGTGGTCACGCCGGCGGGTTCGGTCCTCCGCGTCTCGCCGTTCAGTGGATAG
- a CDS encoding DUF1707 SHOCT-like domain-containing protein, with protein MNKTSLAGLRARDSDRADACGVLDAAQADGQISAEEHSYRTARAMSAKTFDELDRLVGDLQIPSRLANAPVVRPKQRRSRRRWIAAGAIVASAAVVGAIAGSIGDDAGPSKSLPTLTTGSGVQYFIDEYRAEFGDTIADEVDLFPEHAVLDRQATGNPSQSDPYHYDGEFDSWGSVSTRDADERSFDLAAVDLPALAGLLKGAPESVRVPNGTVDHLSFGFEPGEEQGPPIISVYANNEAGNTGYFNVTFDGEIIAVYPFGD; from the coding sequence ATGAACAAGACCAGCCTCGCCGGGCTACGGGCCCGCGACTCCGATCGGGCCGACGCATGCGGAGTCCTCGACGCGGCTCAGGCCGACGGTCAGATCTCGGCTGAGGAACACAGCTACCGCACGGCCCGGGCGATGAGCGCGAAGACCTTCGACGAGCTCGACCGGCTCGTCGGTGACCTGCAAATTCCGAGTCGATTGGCCAATGCTCCCGTCGTCCGCCCGAAACAGCGCAGGTCCCGGCGACGGTGGATCGCCGCCGGTGCGATCGTCGCGAGCGCTGCGGTAGTCGGCGCAATCGCGGGGTCGATCGGGGATGACGCCGGACCGTCGAAGTCGCTTCCCACCCTGACCACCGGCAGCGGGGTTCAATATTTCATCGACGAGTACCGCGCAGAGTTCGGTGACACCATCGCAGATGAAGTCGATCTCTTCCCCGAACATGCCGTTCTCGACCGGCAGGCAACCGGAAACCCGTCCCAGTCCGACCCGTACCACTACGACGGAGAGTTCGACAGCTGGGGAAGCGTCTCCACCCGCGACGCCGACGAGCGGTCGTTCGACCTCGCCGCCGTGGACCTTCCGGCCCTCGCCGGCCTGCTGAAAGGCGCACCGGAAAGCGTCCGAGTGCCCAACGGAACCGTGGATCACCTGTCCTTCGGCTTCGAGCCCGGCGAAGAACAAGGGCCGCCGATCATCTCCGTGTACGCAAACAACGAAGCCGGCAACACCGGATACTTCAACGTCACCTTCGACGGTGAGATCATCGCCGTCTACCCGTTCGGTGACTAG
- a CDS encoding glycosyltransferase family 87 protein has protein sequence MAENPNAHLVRDAGEVEFVSPAPLAEDQRSADWRDVPGRTDPLVSELSGVIGGPVGRHAVVGRSRFFTPMRAILLLAVVFLALGWFAKAPCIQQAPVGANGALGLDWSGNRQYVAMCYSDTVPLYGAERLNEGAFPYKKWWEEDAGNGQMQRRYMEYPVVSGLYQYGAMAVAKAWDAVHWLPGALQVAIYFNVVALGLAAAWLVTVWASALLAGRRVWDAALVAGSPLVIVHAFTNFDPLATAFATGGLLAWSRKRPVLAGVLLGLGGAAKLYPLLLLGPLLVLCVRTGKTRDWSVTALTAISTWLAVNLPIALLFPRGWAEFFRLNSERGADPDSLYNVVTSFTGWTGFDGVLPVGQAPTILNAVSFVLFALVCVGVGYVALTAPQRPRLTQLCFLLVAGFLLTNKVWSPQYSLWLVPLAVLALPHRRILLAWMTVDALVWVPRMMYYLGVSNKGLPEQWFTSAVVVRDVAVVALCVLIIRQIYRPDEDLVRYGFIDDPSGGVLDQAPDAQPRRLPIWLRPRVSKNAPPQDAWTTSG, from the coding sequence GTGGCCGAAAACCCGAACGCGCACCTCGTCCGAGACGCGGGCGAGGTGGAATTCGTCTCGCCCGCACCATTGGCGGAGGATCAGCGTTCGGCGGACTGGCGGGATGTTCCCGGCCGCACCGACCCGCTGGTGTCGGAGCTGTCCGGGGTGATCGGTGGCCCGGTAGGTCGGCACGCGGTGGTGGGGCGCAGTCGGTTCTTCACGCCGATGCGGGCGATCCTGTTGTTGGCGGTCGTCTTTCTCGCGCTCGGCTGGTTCGCCAAGGCGCCCTGTATCCAGCAGGCCCCGGTGGGCGCGAACGGTGCGCTGGGTCTCGACTGGAGCGGTAACCGGCAATATGTCGCGATGTGTTACTCCGACACCGTGCCGCTGTACGGGGCCGAACGGCTGAACGAGGGCGCCTTCCCCTACAAGAAGTGGTGGGAGGAAGACGCCGGCAACGGCCAGATGCAGCGCCGCTACATGGAGTACCCGGTGGTGTCGGGTCTGTATCAATACGGCGCCATGGCGGTGGCCAAGGCGTGGGACGCCGTCCACTGGCTACCGGGTGCCCTGCAGGTCGCCATCTATTTCAATGTGGTGGCGCTCGGGCTGGCCGCGGCGTGGCTCGTCACCGTCTGGGCCAGTGCGCTTCTGGCCGGGCGCCGTGTCTGGGACGCCGCGCTGGTGGCCGGTTCACCGCTCGTGATCGTCCATGCGTTCACCAATTTCGACCCGCTGGCAACAGCTTTCGCTACCGGTGGCCTGCTTGCGTGGTCGCGGAAACGTCCGGTGCTCGCCGGTGTCCTACTCGGTCTCGGTGGCGCGGCCAAACTGTATCCGCTGCTACTCCTCGGACCACTGCTGGTGCTGTGCGTGCGCACCGGCAAGACTCGGGACTGGTCGGTGACCGCGTTGACCGCGATAAGCACGTGGCTCGCGGTCAATCTGCCTATCGCCCTGCTCTTCCCGCGCGGGTGGGCCGAATTCTTCAGACTCAATTCCGAACGCGGCGCCGACCCCGACTCGCTGTACAACGTCGTCACTTCGTTCACCGGGTGGACCGGTTTCGACGGCGTTCTCCCGGTAGGGCAGGCGCCGACCATCCTCAACGCGGTGTCGTTCGTACTGTTCGCTCTGGTCTGTGTGGGCGTGGGCTATGTCGCGCTCACCGCGCCGCAGCGTCCCCGGCTGACGCAGCTGTGCTTTCTGTTGGTTGCCGGTTTCCTTCTCACCAACAAAGTGTGGAGCCCGCAGTATTCGCTGTGGCTCGTCCCGCTGGCTGTGCTCGCCCTACCGCACCGTCGAATTCTTCTCGCGTGGATGACCGTCGACGCCCTGGTGTGGGTGCCCCGCATGATGTACTACCTCGGCGTCTCCAACAAAGGTCTTCCCGAGCAATGGTTCACCTCCGCGGTGGTGGTTCGTGATGTCGCGGTGGTTGCACTGTGCGTTCTGATCATCCGTCAGATCTACCGGCCCGACGAGGACCTCGTGCGGTACGGGTTCATCGACGACCCCTCGGGTGGAGTGCTCGATCAGGCACCGGACGCGCAGCCGCGCCGGTTGCCGATCTGGTTGCGGCCTCGAGTGTCGAAAAATGCACCACCACAGGACGCCTGGACGACGAGCGGCTAG
- a CDS encoding inositol-3-phosphate synthase gives MGENSTAVRVAIVGVGNCASSLVQGVQYYKDADETATVPGLMHVKFGKYHVRDVQFVAAFDVDAKKVGFDLSEAIFASENNTIKIADVPPADVPVLRGPTLDGIGKYYAETIEISEAEPVDVVKALKDAEVDVLVSYLPVGSEDADKFYAQCAIDAGVAFVNALPVFIASDPEWAAKFKDAGVPIVGDDIKSQVGATITHRVMAKLFEDRGVQLDRTMQLNVGGNMDFKNMLERDRLESKKISKTQAVTSNLTRDLGPGNVHIGPSDHVGWLDDRKWAYVRLEGRAFGDVPLNLEYKLEVWDSPNSAGIIIDAVRAAKIAKDRGIGGPVYPASAYLMKSPPVQMADDKARTELEAFIIDA, from the coding sequence ATGGGTGAGAACAGCACCGCGGTGCGCGTGGCCATTGTGGGCGTGGGGAACTGTGCCTCGTCCTTGGTTCAGGGCGTGCAGTACTACAAGGACGCCGACGAGACGGCGACCGTTCCCGGCCTCATGCACGTCAAGTTCGGCAAGTACCACGTTCGCGACGTCCAGTTCGTCGCCGCTTTCGATGTCGACGCCAAGAAGGTCGGATTCGACCTCTCCGAGGCCATCTTCGCCAGCGAGAACAACACCATCAAGATCGCAGACGTTCCGCCGGCCGACGTGCCGGTGCTGCGCGGCCCCACCCTCGACGGCATCGGCAAGTACTACGCCGAGACCATCGAGATCTCCGAGGCCGAGCCCGTCGACGTCGTCAAGGCGTTGAAGGACGCCGAGGTCGACGTGCTGGTGTCGTACCTGCCCGTGGGTTCCGAGGATGCCGACAAGTTCTACGCCCAGTGCGCCATCGACGCGGGTGTCGCGTTCGTCAACGCCCTGCCCGTGTTCATCGCCTCCGACCCCGAGTGGGCGGCGAAGTTCAAGGACGCCGGCGTCCCGATCGTCGGTGACGACATCAAGTCGCAGGTCGGTGCCACCATCACCCACCGCGTCATGGCGAAGCTGTTCGAGGACCGCGGCGTGCAGCTCGACCGCACCATGCAGCTCAACGTCGGCGGCAACATGGACTTCAAGAACATGCTCGAGCGGGACCGCCTCGAGTCGAAGAAGATCTCCAAGACGCAGGCTGTGACGTCGAACCTGACCCGCGACCTCGGTCCCGGCAACGTGCACATCGGCCCGTCGGACCACGTCGGCTGGCTCGACGACCGCAAGTGGGCGTACGTGCGCCTCGAGGGTCGTGCGTTCGGCGACGTGCCCCTGAACCTGGAATACAAGCTCGAGGTCTGGGACTCACCCAACTCGGCCGGCATCATCATCGACGCCGTCCGCGCCGCCAAGATTGCCAAGGACCGCGGCATCGGTGGACCCGTCTACCCGGCTTCCGCGTACCTGATGAAGTCCCCGCCGGTTCAGATGGCGGACGACAAGGCTCGCACCGAGCTCGAGGCGTTCATCATCGACGCGTAG
- a CDS encoding transglycosylase domain-containing protein, translating into MPPPPQGGGRPPGPPPRRPGPPPGRPGPPPGRPVAGPRSAPPPGGRPPGPPPTGGRRPGGNAGGPPRKPPAKDKSRWRIVRRAAYTCVALGLIIPILLFMAAYVVQEVPRPGDLKTNQVATIYAADGTSVLSKVVPPEGNRTEVTLDQIPKHTRDAVLAAEDRDFYSNPGFSVGGFARAARDNVLGKDSAGGGSTITQQYVKKTMVGSERSLTRKMKELVISSKMAREWSKDDILAAYLNTIYFGRGAYGIAAASKAYFNKPVDQLTVEESAVLASSIQLPSLLDPETNPEGAQSRWNYVLDGMVTAGTLEQSARAGMQYPPYVPLAQVDNGNQDTGPEGLIKNQVLRELGDAGIGEQLLNTEGLQITTTIDPVAQAAAVDSVRSNLEGEPENLRTGVVSVDPKSGAVRAYYGGEDGGGYDFANAGLQTGSSFKVFGLAAALDQGIPLSQMYDSSELTVNGITISNVEGEGCGTCTIAEALKRSLNTSFYRQQLEIDGGPQAIAEMAHRAGIPEEIPGVGPTLTEPDGSGPNNGIVLGQYQSRVLDMASSYATLAASGVYRAPHFVQKVVSADGTVLLDRGVDPGEERIDKDVADNVTAAMEPIAGYSRGHNLAGGRPSAAKTGTAQLGDTGQNKDAWMVGYTPSLSTAVWVGTTDGQALENSNGAMIYGSGLPSDIWKDTMDGALEGTPVEKFPKPGPIGGQSGLPAYSAPAPPKTSAPPTSTFQLPTQLVPPVVVTPSPVEILPGITIPVPGLAPRPTTPAPVVPAEPEITTPPNAGNGQRQIPTG; encoded by the coding sequence ATGCCTCCCCCGCCGCAGGGTGGGGGCCGTCCTCCGGGGCCGCCGCCGCGTCGTCCCGGTCCTCCGCCGGGCCGTCCCGGTCCCCCGCCAGGCCGTCCGGTTGCCGGTCCTCGCAGTGCGCCGCCCCCTGGTGGGCGTCCTCCGGGTCCGCCGCCGACGGGCGGTCGCCGACCGGGAGGCAACGCTGGTGGACCGCCGCGGAAACCGCCGGCGAAGGACAAGTCGAGGTGGAGGATCGTGCGCCGCGCCGCCTACACATGTGTCGCGCTGGGCCTGATCATTCCGATCCTACTGTTCATGGCCGCCTACGTCGTGCAGGAAGTTCCGCGTCCCGGCGACCTGAAGACCAACCAGGTGGCCACCATCTACGCCGCCGACGGCACGTCGGTGCTGAGCAAGGTCGTGCCGCCGGAGGGTAACCGCACCGAGGTCACCCTCGACCAGATCCCGAAGCACACCCGGGACGCGGTGCTGGCAGCCGAGGACCGCGACTTCTACTCGAACCCCGGTTTCTCGGTCGGCGGTTTCGCCCGCGCCGCCCGCGACAATGTCCTGGGTAAAGACAGCGCGGGTGGTGGCTCGACCATTACCCAGCAATACGTGAAGAAGACGATGGTGGGTTCCGAACGGTCGCTGACGCGAAAGATGAAGGAACTGGTCATCTCGTCGAAGATGGCCCGGGAATGGTCCAAGGACGACATCCTGGCCGCCTATCTGAACACCATCTACTTCGGCCGTGGTGCGTACGGCATCGCGGCGGCGTCGAAGGCGTACTTCAACAAGCCCGTCGACCAGCTCACCGTCGAGGAGAGCGCGGTTCTGGCGTCGTCGATCCAGTTGCCGTCGCTGCTCGATCCGGAGACGAATCCCGAGGGTGCGCAGTCGCGGTGGAACTACGTCCTCGACGGCATGGTCACCGCAGGCACGCTCGAACAGTCGGCTCGCGCGGGCATGCAGTATCCGCCCTATGTGCCCCTCGCCCAGGTCGACAACGGTAACCAGGACACCGGTCCGGAGGGCTTGATCAAGAACCAGGTCCTGCGGGAGCTGGGTGACGCCGGAATCGGCGAGCAGCTGCTGAACACCGAGGGACTGCAGATCACGACGACGATCGACCCGGTCGCGCAGGCCGCCGCGGTGGACTCGGTGCGTTCCAACCTGGAGGGTGAGCCGGAGAACCTGCGGACCGGTGTGGTGTCCGTGGACCCGAAGTCCGGCGCGGTACGGGCCTACTACGGCGGCGAGGACGGCGGCGGTTACGACTTCGCCAACGCCGGACTGCAGACCGGTTCGTCGTTCAAGGTGTTCGGTCTCGCCGCGGCCCTCGACCAGGGCATCCCGCTGTCGCAGATGTACGACAGCTCGGAGCTCACGGTCAACGGCATCACGATCAGCAACGTCGAGGGCGAGGGTTGCGGCACCTGCACCATCGCCGAGGCCCTCAAGCGGTCGCTCAACACCAGCTTCTACCGTCAGCAACTCGAAATCGACGGCGGGCCGCAGGCGATCGCCGAGATGGCCCACCGGGCGGGTATCCCGGAGGAGATCCCCGGTGTCGGGCCGACGCTGACCGAGCCGGACGGCAGTGGTCCCAACAACGGCATCGTGCTGGGTCAGTACCAGTCGCGCGTGCTCGACATGGCGTCCTCCTATGCCACGTTGGCGGCGTCGGGTGTGTACCGCGCCCCGCACTTCGTGCAGAAGGTGGTCAGCGCGGACGGCACCGTGTTGCTCGACCGCGGTGTCGATCCGGGCGAGGAGCGCATCGACAAGGACGTCGCCGACAACGTGACGGCCGCGATGGAGCCGATCGCCGGATATTCGCGCGGCCACAACCTGGCCGGTGGACGGCCGTCCGCGGCCAAGACGGGTACCGCGCAGCTCGGGGACACCGGGCAGAACAAGGACGCCTGGATGGTGGGGTACACCCCGTCGCTGTCCACGGCGGTCTGGGTGGGCACCACCGATGGTCAGGCTCTCGAAAACAGCAACGGTGCCATGATCTACGGCTCCGGCCTGCCGTCCGACATCTGGAAGGACACGATGGACGGGGCCCTCGAAGGCACCCCCGTCGAGAAGTTCCCGAAGCCGGGTCCCATCGGAGGCCAGTCGGGTCTGCCGGCGTATTCCGCCCCGGCGCCTCCCAAGACGTCTGCGCCGCCGACGAGTACCTTCCAGCTGCCGACGCAGCTCGTGCCGCCTGTGGTGGTGACGCCGTCACCGGTCGAAATCCTGCCCGGCATCACCATTCCGGTTCCGGGTCTGGCGCCGAGACCGACCACACCGGCACCGGTGGTGCCGGCCGAACCGGAGATCACGACACCGCCGAACGCGGGCAACGGTCAGCGGCAGATTCCGACGGGTTAG
- a CDS encoding DUF5318 domain-containing protein: protein MRIQRQVVDYALQRKSLLAEVYSGRTGVTEVCDASPYLLRAAKFHGKGSDVVCPICRKEQLTLVSWVFGDKLGPVSGSARTAEELVRLAATQEEFSVHVVEVCRTCSWNHLVQSYVLGNVPAPKRPRRSSPRPRPPSRRTASE, encoded by the coding sequence GTGCGGATACAGCGGCAGGTGGTGGACTACGCGCTTCAGCGCAAGTCTCTGCTGGCCGAGGTCTACTCGGGCAGGACAGGCGTCACGGAGGTCTGTGATGCCAGCCCGTACCTGCTTCGAGCCGCGAAGTTCCACGGCAAGGGCAGTGACGTCGTGTGTCCTATCTGCCGGAAAGAGCAGTTGACCCTGGTTTCCTGGGTCTTCGGCGACAAGCTGGGCCCGGTGTCGGGTTCGGCTCGGACGGCCGAGGAGCTGGTGCGTCTCGCAGCCACTCAGGAGGAGTTTTCGGTTCACGTGGTCGAGGTGTGCAGAACCTGTAGCTGGAACCATCTGGTTCAGTCTTATGTTCTCGGTAATGTGCCCGCACCGAAGAGGCCGAGGCGATCTTCGCCGAGGCCTCGGCCGCCGAGTCGGCGGACCGCGAGCGAATAG